A window of Pseudoalteromonas sp. MEBiC 03607 genomic DNA:
ATGTATGTTTCACAGTGGCTTTTGGTCATGGTGCCCCCCTAAAAAAAGCAAATACACAGGCTTTAATTCTTACGAAAATCAATTCTTGCTTTGACATTTATAAGCTTCTTAAACATGTGCTATTTAGTCGAAATTTTTATCTAACTATGATTTATCTGGCTCAATGCTGGTAAATCCATTAGGGTAATCTTTTAAGCTAAAATTTAAAAAGAGGGTAAATGACTCTTTCATTTAACACTGCAAGATTAAATGTCATTGAAGTAAATTCTAATGCAGCTAAATCAGAGCGTACTGCTCTAGTTAAAGCTTTACCTTCGATATTAACCCCCGCTGTAGTTGCAAATTTACCGAGTTATTTTCAAGGCATAGAATCTAAATTAGCGGCTGAGGAGTGGCTTAATAAAATGCTTAAAGAATGCCATTTATTAATGCTGCAGTCTTCAGAAAGTGAAATTATAGGGTTCTTGTTTATATATAGCGATAACCTAAATGCCCACATTGGTTACTTATTAGCTGAGCAATATTGGGGGAAGGGCCTTGCATTTGAATTACTGCATGGCTTTATCAACTTGGCTTACACCCACCCACAATGGCATAGGCTTATCGCTGGTGTTGATAAATCAAATACCGCGTCAGTTAAGCTTTTAAATAAACTTTCATTTATTCAGCAAGATGAAGTGGTAAATGATATGTTGTTTTATGAATTTGACTTACGCAAAGAGCCTTTTGGAGAAGAGTAACGATGACTTACAAAGCAGTTAACTTTAAAGATAAGTTTTCTAAATTTACTGAACATTGGTCGCCACGGGTCATTGCCGAAATGAATGACTATCAATTCAAACTCGCTAAAGTTGAAGGAGAGTTTGTTTGGCATGATCATCCTGATACTGATGAAGTATTCATAGTTATTGAAGGGATACTTGAAATTGAGTTTAGGGATGGCGCTGTGACTTTGGAAGCTGGTGAGTTATTTGTAATTCCTAAGGGTGTTGAGCATAAACCAAAAGCAAACAGCGAATGCAAAATAATGCTTGTTGAACCCAAAGGGGTTGTAAATAAAGGTAATGCGGGTGGGCAATTGACTGCCACAAATGATGTATGGGTGTAGCGATAATTTCGATATCAGATTCAGAACAGTAAGAATTAAACCTTAAAAAAGCTACGCATCTTAGTGTTTTTGTGCTTTTACTATTTGGCTTATACTCGTGTTTTTATTTCAGGTAATATATAAAAATCAGCCAATTTGGATCTCAACTAACAAGGCACTAGTGGCATAACGATATATTTTAAGCTTGTGCGGTGATCCTAGTTTTTAACTTAAGTATGGAAAAAGTAATGACAATAACTGCATTTTTAGTTAATTCATTTACCGCAGAGGGAACAGGTGGCAACCCTGCAGGTGTGGTATTAAATGCTGACAATCTTTCAGATACAGAAAAATTGAAGATTGCAAAAGAAGTTGGCTTTTCAGAAACGGCATTTGTAGCCCAAGATCATGAAGTTGACTTTGCAGTATCATTTTTCACGACAACAGAAGAAGTTGATTTTTGCGGCCATGCAACACTTGCGGTGTTCGCTACGTTTTATGAAAAGGGTTTATTAAAACCAGGTTATTATACTCAGCGAACAAAAGCGTGTTTGTTAGGCGTCACAATTGCCGAAGACGGCAAAATTACTATGGAGCAAGCCTTACCAAAATATCTTGGTGGCTTTTCTTATAGTGACCTTGCAGGCTTATTAGGGCTTGATGAAACTATACTTGCAGCAACAGGTTTACCAATTGACATAATAACCACAGGCTTGCCTGATATTATCGTTGCTGTGCCTAATGGCTACTTAGATAAAATGACTATTGATGAAGCAGCGCTGAGCGAATTTTGTCAACAACATAAAGTGATCGGTGTTCACGCATTTGAGCTTTTAGAGAGCGAAAGTGGGCTAACAGCAAGCTGTCGTAATTTTGCTCCTTTGGTAGGT
This region includes:
- a CDS encoding cupin domain-containing protein translates to MTYKAVNFKDKFSKFTEHWSPRVIAEMNDYQFKLAKVEGEFVWHDHPDTDEVFIVIEGILEIEFRDGAVTLEAGELFVIPKGVEHKPKANSECKIMLVEPKGVVNKGNAGGQLTATNDVWV
- a CDS encoding GNAT family N-acetyltransferase produces the protein MTLSFNTARLNVIEVNSNAAKSERTALVKALPSILTPAVVANLPSYFQGIESKLAAEEWLNKMLKECHLLMLQSSESEIIGFLFIYSDNLNAHIGYLLAEQYWGKGLAFELLHGFINLAYTHPQWHRLIAGVDKSNTASVKLLNKLSFIQQDEVVNDMLFYEFDLRKEPFGEE
- a CDS encoding PhzF family phenazine biosynthesis protein; the protein is MTITAFLVNSFTAEGTGGNPAGVVLNADNLSDTEKLKIAKEVGFSETAFVAQDHEVDFAVSFFTTTEEVDFCGHATLAVFATFYEKGLLKPGYYTQRTKACLLGVTIAEDGKITMEQALPKYLGGFSYSDLAGLLGLDETILAATGLPIDIITTGLPDIIVAVPNGYLDKMTIDEAALSEFCQQHKVIGVHAFELLESESGLTASCRNFAPLVGIPEESATGSANGALACYLTKHVFVQQENHFQFEQGRAMGCRSHISTSVYSDEQGVRKVLVGGYASAIGTQKIEI